A region of Lycium barbarum isolate Lr01 chromosome 1, ASM1917538v2, whole genome shotgun sequence DNA encodes the following proteins:
- the LOC132615600 gene encoding acetolactate synthase 2, chloroplastic-like — translation MASASPTTSFSAFITSSSSYSPKLLSRTFFPFPQTPTIPHKIISSLRRFPNNNAVSTTPNAPPIETFTSRFAPDEPRKGCDVIVEALEGGIFAAEGYARAIGFPGVCMATSGPGATNLVSGLADAMMDSIPIVAITGIALVLLILLAVLLIHSVPIVAVTGQVPLRLIGTDSFQETPIVEVNRSITKHNYLVMDVHDIPRIVREAFFLARSGRPGPVLIDIPKDIQQQMVIPNWDQPMKLTGYMSRLPEPPKKMLLEQIVRLISESKKPVLYVGGGCIQSCEELRRFVELTGIPVASTLMGLGAFPTGDELSLQMLGMHGTVYSNYAVDSSDLLLAFGVRFDDRVTGKIEAFANRAKIVHIDIDAAEIGKNKQPHVSICADIKLALQGLNSILEREINKLKLDFSPWRKELTEKKLKYPLKYRTFGEAIPPQYAIQVLDELTNGNAIISTGVGQHRMWSAQYYKYKNPMQWLTSGGLGAMGFGLPAAMGAAVARPDAIVVDVDGDGSFMMNVQELATNKVENLPVKMLILNNQHSGMVVQWEDQFHKANRAHNYLRNPSNEAEIFPDMLKFAEACDIPAARVTKKNDVRGAIQKMLDTPGPYLLDVIVPHQENVLPMIPSGGAFKDIITEGDGRSSN, via the exons ATGGCGTCAGCTTCTCCAACTACTTCATTTTCCGCTTTTATTACTTCTTCTTCCTCCTACTCCCCTAAACTTCTTTCTAGAACCTTCTTCCCTTTCCCACAGACTCCAACAATTCCACATAAAATTATCTCCAGTCTCCGCCGTTTTCCTAACAACAACGCCGTTTCCACCACACCAAATGCTCCACCAATCGAGACGTTCACTTCCCGTTTTGCTCCTGATGAACCTAGAAAAGGATGCGATGTTATCGTTGAAGCGCTCGAG GGTGGCATTTTTGCGGCTGAAGGGTATGCACGCGCCATCGGGTTCCCTGGTGTTTGTATGGCCACCTCTGGCCCTGGAGCTACTAATCTTGTCAGCGGTCTTGCTGATGCTATGATGGATAGTATTCCAATTGTTGCTATTACAG GCATTGCTTTGGTACTACTAATCTTGTTGGCGGTCTTGCTGATTCATAGTGTTCCAATTGTTGCTGTTACAGGTCAAGTTCCTCTTAGGTTGATCGGGACAGACTCATTTCAAGAAACTCCAATTGTTGAGGTGAATAGATCAATTACCAAGCATAATTATCTAGTTATGGACGTTCACGATATTCCTAGGATTGTGCGAGAGGCATTTTTCCTAGCGCGATCAGGCCGACCTGGACCGGTTCTAATTGATATTCCTAAAGATATTCAGCAACAAATGGTGATTCCTAATTGGGATCAACCAATGAAGTTGACAGGTTACATGTCCAGACTCCCTGAACCACCAAAAAAGATGCTCTTGGAGCAAATTGTTAGACTAATTTCTGAGTCAAAAAAACCAGTTTTATATGTTGGCGGTGGGTGCATACAATCGTGCGAGGAGTTAAGGCGTTTTGTGGAGCTCACAG GTATTCCAGTGGCCAGTACTTTGATGGGTCTCGGAGCGTTTCCGACAGGTGATGAGCTTTCCCTTCAAATGCTAGGAATGCATGGTACTGTTTATTCTAATTACGCTGTGGATAGTAGTGATTTGCTGCTAGCATTTGGAGTGAGGTTTGATGACCGTGTCACTGGTAAAATAGAAGCTTTTGCAAACAGAGCAAAGATTGTTCACATTGATATTGACGCTGCGGAGATCGGTAAGAACAAGCAACCTCATGTATCCATTTGTGCAGATATTAAGTTGGCATTACAGGGCTTGAATTCAATATTGGAGAGAGAAATAAATAAACTGAAGCTGGATTTCTCTCCCTGGAGGAAAGAGTTGACAGAGAAAAAATTGAAGTACCCTTTGAAGTATAGAACTTTTGGTGAAGCCATTCCACCACAATATGCCATCCAGGTACTTGATGAGTTAACTAATGGAAATGCCATTATAAGTACCGGTGTAGGCCAACACCGGATGTGGTCTGCTCAATATTATAAGTACAAAAATCCAATGCAATGGTTGACATCCGGTGGATTAGGTGCAATGGGATTTGGATTGCCTGCTGCGATGGGAGCAGCTGTTGCAAGACCAGATGCGATTGTAGTGGACGTTGACGGAGATGGAAGTTTCATGATGAATGTGCAAGAGTTAGCAACAAATAAAGTGGAGAATCTTCCTGTTAAGATGTTGATTCTAAATAATCAACACTCGGGAATGGTGGTCCAGTGGGAGGACCAGTTCCATAAGGCGAACAGAGCACATAACTATCTCAGAAATCCTTCTAATGAAGCAGAGATTTTTCCTGATATGTTGAAATTCGCGGAGGCTTGTGATATACCTGCTGCTCGAGTGACAAAAAAGAATGATGTTAGAGGTGCTATACAAAAGATGTTAGACACTCCTGGACCTTACTTATTGGATGTAATAGTACCTCACCAGGAGAATGTCTTACCTATGATTCCCAGTGGTGGTGCTTTCAAAGATATTATCACAGAGGGTGATGGGAGATCTTCCAACTAA